One window of Neptuniibacter halophilus genomic DNA carries:
- the glnL gene encoding nitrogen regulation protein NR(II), whose amino-acid sequence MPRIELYKQILENLSTAVVLLDASMQVEYANPAAEMLLEASLRRLAQVPVSEWFLPDETGFADLQACLKNSHPYTRREAKLVTQSGNHLTVDYSINPLFISSGRQLLIEIEARDRLMRIEREEDLLSQHETARSLVRGMAHEIKNPLGGIRGAAQLLERELEDPALHDYTRVIIEEADRLRNLVDRLLGPRTLPKMEDVNIHAILERVCHLIQAETKGAVALVRDYDPSIPEFIGDSEQLIQAILNILRNSMQAMQAAETPRPEIQIKTRALRQITLGAEKHRLACCVEITDNGPGIPEDILSKIFYPMVSGRAEGTGLGLSIAQSIINQHRGLIECDTRPGETRFQLFIPLELNNESVR is encoded by the coding sequence AGGTGGAGTACGCCAACCCCGCAGCGGAAATGTTACTTGAGGCCAGTCTGCGACGTCTGGCTCAGGTGCCCGTGTCGGAGTGGTTTTTGCCCGATGAAACAGGTTTTGCGGATCTGCAGGCCTGCCTGAAAAACAGTCATCCATATACCCGTCGCGAAGCCAAGCTGGTAACTCAGAGCGGTAATCATCTCACCGTGGATTACAGTATCAATCCACTGTTCATCTCCTCAGGACGACAACTGCTGATAGAGATTGAAGCGCGGGACCGCTTGATGCGTATTGAGCGGGAAGAAGATCTGTTATCGCAACATGAGACGGCCAGATCACTGGTCCGTGGTATGGCACATGAGATCAAAAACCCGCTGGGGGGGATTCGCGGCGCTGCGCAGTTGCTGGAGCGTGAACTTGAAGACCCCGCGTTGCATGACTACACCCGGGTGATCATTGAAGAGGCGGACCGGCTGAGAAATCTCGTCGATCGCCTGCTGGGACCAAGAACTCTGCCGAAAATGGAGGATGTGAATATCCACGCCATTCTGGAGCGGGTGTGTCACCTGATTCAGGCGGAAACCAAAGGGGCGGTGGCGCTCGTGCGGGATTATGACCCCAGTATCCCGGAATTTATTGGTGACTCAGAGCAACTGATTCAGGCCATTCTGAATATTTTGCGCAACAGTATGCAGGCGATGCAGGCGGCTGAAACTCCCCGACCGGAAATTCAGATCAAAACCCGGGCGCTGCGACAGATAACCCTGGGCGCCGAAAAGCACCGGCTGGCCTGTTGTGTTGAGATCACTGATAACGGTCCGGGGATTCCGGAAGATATCCTCAGCAAAATATTCTATCCGATGGTGAGTGGGCGAGCCGAAGGTACCGGGCTTGGGCTTTCCATCGCTCAATCCATTATTAATCAACACCGGGGACTGATCGAATGTGATACCCGTCCCGGTGAAACAAGATTTCAATTATTTATACCGCTGGAGCTGAACAATGAATCTGTCAGGTAA
- the glnG gene encoding nitrogen regulation protein NR(I), whose product MNLSGKIWVVDDDRSIRWVLEKTLSAEGLITDVFDSADSLLLRLEHDAPDVIISDIRMPGTDGLQLLDKIQTSHPQVPIIIMTAHSDLDSAVASYQGGAFEYLPKPFDVDEAVALVKRALAHAMEQREQVVEQVMEESTEIIGEAPAMQEVFRAIGRLSQSNITVLINGESGTGKELVAHALHKHSPRRDRPFIPLNMAAIPHDLIESELFGHEKGAFTGAAAARRGRFEQADGGTLFLDEIGDMPADAQTRLLRVLADSEFYRVGGHTAVKVDVRIIAATHQNLEKLVQEGRFREDLFHRLNVIRVHLPKLSERREDIPRLARHFLNSSAEELNVETKVLAADTENYICNLAWPGNVRQLENTCRWLTVMATGREVLIDDLPPELMEQSGSEVVASGNWEQSLRNWADQQLSLGQRSLLDSAVPAFEKIMIEVALKHTAGRRRDAAELLGWGRNTLTRKIKELGMDEGKAEDHEVA is encoded by the coding sequence ATGAATCTGTCAGGTAAAATCTGGGTAGTCGACGATGACCGTTCGATCCGCTGGGTACTGGAAAAAACCCTGTCTGCCGAGGGGCTGATTACTGACGTTTTCGATAGCGCAGACAGTCTCTTATTGCGTCTCGAGCACGATGCTCCGGATGTGATCATCAGTGATATCCGGATGCCCGGGACTGACGGTTTACAGCTGCTGGATAAGATTCAGACCAGCCATCCTCAGGTTCCGATCATCATTATGACTGCCCACTCGGATCTCGATTCGGCGGTAGCGTCTTATCAGGGCGGTGCTTTTGAATACCTGCCCAAACCGTTTGATGTAGACGAAGCCGTGGCGCTGGTTAAACGTGCGCTCGCACATGCTATGGAGCAGCGTGAGCAGGTCGTTGAGCAGGTCATGGAGGAGAGCACTGAAATCATCGGCGAAGCCCCGGCGATGCAGGAAGTGTTCCGAGCCATCGGCCGCCTCTCCCAGTCCAATATTACCGTGTTGATTAATGGTGAGTCAGGAACCGGTAAGGAGCTGGTTGCCCACGCGTTGCACAAACACAGCCCGCGTCGTGACCGGCCGTTTATCCCGCTTAATATGGCGGCGATTCCCCATGACCTGATCGAGTCAGAGCTGTTTGGCCATGAGAAAGGGGCCTTTACCGGTGCAGCGGCAGCCCGCCGTGGTCGCTTTGAACAGGCGGATGGCGGCACCCTGTTTCTGGATGAGATCGGGGATATGCCGGCCGACGCTCAAACCCGTTTGTTAAGGGTGCTGGCGGATAGTGAGTTCTATCGTGTTGGTGGCCATACAGCGGTAAAGGTCGATGTGCGGATTATTGCAGCGACCCACCAGAATCTGGAAAAGCTGGTGCAGGAAGGGCGTTTTCGTGAGGATTTATTTCACCGCCTGAATGTGATTCGGGTACATCTGCCGAAACTCTCTGAGCGACGCGAAGATATTCCCCGTCTGGCGCGGCATTTCCTCAACTCTTCAGCCGAAGAGCTGAATGTAGAGACCAAAGTGCTGGCAGCGGATACTGAAAACTATATCTGTAACCTGGCCTGGCCGGGTAATGTGCGCCAGCTGGAAAACACCTGTCGCTGGCTGACAGTCATGGCCACTGGCCGTGAGGTGTTGATCGATGATCTTCCTCCTGAACTGATGGAACAATCCGGCAGTGAGGTGGTGGCCAGTGGTAACTGGGAGCAGTCACTGCGCAACTGGGCGGATCAGCAGCTCAGTCTGGGCCAGCGTTCACTGCTGGATAGTGCGGTGCCTGCCTTCGAGAAGATCATGATTGAAGTGGCACTGAAACACACCGCCGGACGTCGGCGTGATGCGGCAGAGCTACTGGGCTGGGGGCGAAATACCCTGACCCGTAAAATCAAAGAGCTGGGAATGGATGAAGGCAAAGCGGAGGATCACGAAGTGGCATGA